The following proteins are encoded in a genomic region of Streptomyces sp. SLBN-31:
- a CDS encoding sec-independent translocase: protein MFNDVGPLELVTLVVLAVLVFGPDKLPKVIQDVMRTIRKIREFSESAKQDIRSELGPEFKDFEFEDLNPKTFIRKQLDNDDLGLKEIRNGFDLKKEMAEVTEAVQTHDSDSSVSAANGSPGASGGRVDMTKKPEEDDRPPFDADAT from the coding sequence GTGTTCAATGACGTAGGACCGCTCGAGCTGGTCACGCTCGTTGTCCTTGCCGTGCTCGTCTTCGGTCCGGACAAGCTCCCGAAGGTCATCCAGGACGTCATGCGGACGATCCGCAAGATCCGGGAGTTCTCGGAGAGCGCCAAGCAGGACATCCGCTCCGAACTCGGCCCCGAATTCAAGGACTTCGAGTTCGAGGACCTCAACCCCAAGACGTTCATCCGCAAGCAGCTGGACAACGACGACCTGGGGCTCAAGGAGATCCGCAACGGCTTCGACCTGAAGAAGGAGATGGCCGAGGTCACGGAGGCGGTGCAGACCCACGACTCCGACTCCTCCGTGTCGGCGGCGAACGGTTCCCCCGGGGCCTCCGGCGGCCGCGTCGACATGACGAAGAAGCCCGAGGAGGACGACCGTCCGCCCTTCGACGCGGACGCCACCTGA
- a CDS encoding Mrp/NBP35 family ATP-binding protein, which yields MASEDAVREALATVNDPEINRPITELGMVKSVEIGADGAVAVTVYLTVSGCPMRETITQRVTEAVSRVEGVTRVDVALDVMSDEQRKELANALRGGQAEREVPFAKPGSLTRVYAVASGKGGVGKSSVTVNLAAAMAADGLKVGVVDADIYGHSVPRMLGADGRPTQVENMIMPPSANGVKVISIGMFTPGNAPVVWRGPMLHRALQQFLADVYWGDLDVLLLDLPPGTGDIAISVAQLVPNAEILVVTTPQQAAAEVAERAGSIAVQTHQKIVGVVENMSGLPCPHCGEMVDVFGTGGGQTVADGLTRTTGATVPVLGSIPIDVRLREGGDEGKPVVLTDPDSPAGTALRGIAGKLGGRQRGLSGMSLGITPRNKF from the coding sequence ATGGCTAGCGAAGACGCGGTGCGCGAGGCACTGGCGACGGTGAACGACCCCGAGATCAACCGCCCCATCACCGAGCTCGGGATGGTCAAATCGGTGGAGATCGGGGCTGACGGCGCGGTCGCGGTCACCGTGTACCTGACGGTTTCCGGCTGCCCCATGCGGGAGACCATCACGCAGCGCGTGACCGAGGCGGTCTCCCGCGTCGAGGGCGTCACCCGCGTCGACGTCGCGCTCGACGTGATGAGCGACGAGCAGCGCAAGGAGCTGGCGAACGCCCTGCGCGGCGGCCAGGCCGAGCGCGAGGTCCCCTTCGCCAAGCCGGGTTCGCTGACCCGCGTGTACGCGGTCGCGTCCGGCAAGGGCGGCGTCGGCAAGTCGTCGGTGACGGTGAACCTGGCGGCGGCCATGGCGGCCGACGGCCTGAAGGTCGGTGTCGTCGACGCCGACATCTACGGTCACAGCGTGCCGCGCATGCTGGGCGCGGACGGCCGTCCCACCCAGGTCGAGAACATGATCATGCCGCCGTCCGCGAACGGCGTGAAGGTCATCTCCATCGGCATGTTCACGCCGGGCAACGCGCCGGTCGTGTGGCGCGGCCCGATGCTGCACCGCGCGCTGCAGCAGTTCCTCGCCGACGTCTACTGGGGCGACCTGGATGTCCTGCTCCTGGACCTGCCCCCGGGCACCGGCGACATCGCGATCTCCGTGGCCCAGCTGGTCCCGAACGCCGAGATCCTGGTCGTGACGACCCCGCAGCAGGCGGCCGCCGAGGTGGCCGAGCGGGCGGGCTCCATCGCCGTCCAGACCCACCAGAAGATCGTCGGCGTGGTCGAGAACATGTCCGGGCTGCCCTGCCCGCACTGCGGCGAGATGGTCGACGTCTTCGGCACGGGCGGCGGGCAGACGGTCGCCGACGGCCTGACCCGCACGACGGGCGCGACGGTCCCGGTGCTGGGCAGCATCCCGATCGACGTCCGTCTGCGCGAGGGCGGCGACGAGGGCAAGCCGGTGGTCCTGACCGACCCCGACAGCCCGGCGGGCACCGCACTGCGGGGCATCGCGGGCAAGCTGGGCGGCCGCCAGAGGGGCCTTTCGGGGATGTCCCTGGGGATCACCCCCAGGAACAAGTTCTAG
- a CDS encoding DUF1003 domain-containing protein, whose protein sequence is MAPERESTRERTPAGATASTRPRPRLDQPRPPRRRLLPEWDPEAFGRLSERIARFLGTGRFIVWMTVVIIMWVAWNVFAPKDLRFDNYPFIFLTLMLSLQASYAAPLILLAQNRQDDRDRVNLEQDRKQNERSIADTEYLTREIAALRIGLGEVATRDWIRSELQDLMKELEYRKDGHHEHAVFPTERSRARDVEDR, encoded by the coding sequence ATGGCTCCTGAGCGCGAGAGCACGCGTGAGCGGACCCCGGCGGGCGCCACGGCGAGCACCCGCCCGCGGCCGAGGCTGGACCAGCCGCGCCCGCCGCGCCGCCGGCTGCTGCCCGAGTGGGACCCGGAGGCCTTCGGGCGGCTGTCGGAACGCATCGCGCGCTTCCTGGGCACCGGGCGGTTCATCGTCTGGATGACGGTCGTCATCATCATGTGGGTGGCGTGGAACGTCTTCGCGCCGAAGGACCTGCGCTTCGACAACTACCCGTTCATCTTCCTGACCCTGATGCTGTCCCTGCAGGCCTCCTACGCGGCCCCGCTGATCCTGCTCGCGCAGAACCGGCAGGACGACCGCGACCGGGTCAACCTGGAACAGGACCGCAAGCAGAACGAGCGCTCCATCGCCGACACCGAGTACCTGACCCGGGAGATCGCCGCCCTGCGCATCGGCCTCGGCGAGGTCGCGACCCGCGACTGGATCCGCTCCGAGCTGCAGGACCTGATGAAGGAGCTGGAGTACCGCAAGGACGGGCACCACGAACATGCCGTATTCCCGACGGAACGGTCGCGGGCACGTGACGTAGAAGACCGGTGA
- a CDS encoding magnesium transporter MgtE N-terminal domain-containing protein, whose protein sequence is MAAGAPRIFVSHLSGVAVFDPSGDQVGRVRDLVVMLRVGRRPPRVLGLVVELSTRRRIFLPMTRVTGIESGQVITTGVLNVRRFEQRPTERLAFGELLDRRVTLVETGEEVTVLDLSVHHLAARRDWEVDRVFVRKGRKGGAFRRAKGEALTVEWSAVTGFSLEEHGQGAESLLATFEQLRPADLANVLHHLSAKRRAEVAAALDDDRLADVLEELPEDDQIEILGKLKEERAADVLEAMDPDDAADLLSELPEEDKERLLSLMQPADAADMRRLMAYEEHTAGGLMTTEPIVLRPDSTVADALARVRNADLSPALAAQVYVCRPPDETPTGKYLGTVHFQRLLRDPPYTLVSSIIDDDLQPLDPDDPLQVVAGFFATYDMVAAPVVDEAGSLLGAVTVDDVLDHMLPEDWRETEFHLDDEDAEGVAAHGS, encoded by the coding sequence ATGGCAGCGGGCGCCCCCCGGATCTTCGTCTCGCACCTCTCCGGTGTCGCCGTCTTCGATCCCAGCGGCGACCAGGTGGGTCGCGTACGCGATCTGGTCGTCATGCTGCGCGTCGGGCGGCGGCCCCCGCGCGTGCTCGGTCTCGTCGTGGAACTGTCCACCCGGCGCCGTATCTTCCTGCCGATGACCCGGGTGACGGGCATCGAGTCCGGACAGGTCATCACCACCGGTGTGCTCAACGTCCGCCGGTTCGAGCAACGGCCCACCGAGCGCCTCGCGTTCGGCGAGCTCCTGGACCGGCGCGTCACGCTCGTGGAGACCGGCGAGGAGGTCACCGTCCTCGATCTGTCGGTGCATCACCTGGCGGCCCGTCGGGACTGGGAGGTCGACCGCGTCTTCGTCCGCAAGGGCAGGAAGGGCGGCGCCTTCCGGCGGGCCAAGGGCGAGGCACTGACGGTGGAGTGGTCCGCGGTGACCGGCTTCTCCCTGGAGGAGCACGGACAGGGCGCCGAGAGCCTCCTGGCCACCTTCGAGCAGCTGCGCCCGGCCGACCTCGCCAACGTGCTGCACCATCTGTCCGCCAAGCGGCGCGCGGAGGTCGCCGCGGCCCTCGACGACGACCGTCTGGCCGACGTGCTCGAGGAGCTCCCGGAGGACGACCAGATCGAGATCCTCGGCAAGCTGAAGGAGGAGCGGGCGGCGGACGTCCTGGAGGCCATGGACCCCGACGACGCGGCCGACCTGCTCTCCGAACTGCCGGAGGAGGACAAGGAGCGGCTGCTGAGCCTGATGCAGCCCGCCGACGCGGCCGACATGCGGCGCCTGATGGCGTACGAGGAGCACACGGCGGGCGGTCTGATGACCACCGAGCCGATCGTGCTGCGGCCGGACTCCACGGTCGCCGACGCCCTCGCCCGGGTACGCAACGCCGACCTCTCCCCCGCCCTCGCCGCCCAGGTCTACGTCTGCCGCCCGCCGGACGAGACCCCCACCGGCAAGTACCTGGGCACGGTCCACTTCCAGCGCCTGCTGCGCGACCCGCCGTACACCCTGGTCAGCTCGATCATCGACGACGACCTGCAGCCGCTGGACCCGGACGATCCACTGCAGGTCGTCGCCGGGTTCTTCGCGACGTACGACATGGTCGCGGCGCCCGTCGTGGACGAGGCCGGGTCGCTGCTGGGCGCGGTGACCGTGGACGACGTACTCGACCACATGCTGCCCGAGGACTGGCGGGAGACTGAGTTCCACCTGGACGACGAGGATGCGGAGGGGGTGGCCGCGCATGGCTCCTGA
- a CDS encoding magnesium and cobalt transport protein CorA, whose protein sequence is MSMIRDLRAAVRPSRPVLRKGALHLDNGGYDTTRDPATPSAVVDCAVYRDGSRVQTPQPLTPHEAMRSVRRDGGFVWIGLHEPTESEFSGIASEFGLHPLAVEDAVQAHQRPKLERYDDSLFTVFKTIHYVEHDELTATSEIVETGEVMCFTGRDFFITVRHGGQGSLRALRHRLQDDPELLAKGPSAVLHAIADHVVDGYLAVADAMQDDIDEVETEVFSPGRGGVARGVDSARIYQLKREVLEFKRAVSPLLRPMQLLSERPMRLIDPDIQKYFRDVADHLARVQEQVFSFDELLNSILQANLAQASVAQNEDMRKITAWAAIIAVPTMVTGVYGMNFDSMPELHWHYGYPTVLCVTVALCVGIHRSLKRNGWL, encoded by the coding sequence ATGTCGATGATCCGTGACCTCCGCGCCGCGGTCCGTCCCTCCCGGCCCGTGCTGCGCAAGGGCGCGCTGCACCTGGACAACGGCGGTTACGACACCACCCGTGACCCGGCGACCCCCTCGGCCGTCGTCGACTGCGCCGTCTACCGCGACGGCTCCCGGGTGCAGACCCCGCAGCCGCTGACCCCGCACGAGGCGATGCGTTCGGTGCGGCGCGACGGGGGCTTCGTGTGGATCGGGCTGCACGAGCCGACCGAGTCCGAATTCTCCGGCATCGCAAGCGAGTTCGGGCTGCACCCGCTGGCCGTGGAGGACGCCGTCCAGGCCCACCAGCGGCCCAAGCTGGAGCGGTACGACGACTCCCTGTTCACCGTCTTCAAGACCATCCACTACGTCGAGCACGACGAGCTCACCGCCACCAGCGAGATCGTCGAGACCGGCGAGGTCATGTGCTTCACCGGGCGGGACTTCTTCATCACCGTCCGGCACGGCGGCCAGGGCTCGCTGCGCGCGCTGCGCCACCGCCTCCAGGACGACCCCGAGCTGCTGGCCAAGGGCCCCTCGGCGGTGCTGCACGCGATCGCCGACCATGTCGTGGACGGCTACCTCGCGGTCGCCGACGCCATGCAGGACGACATCGACGAGGTGGAGACCGAGGTCTTCTCGCCGGGCCGCGGCGGTGTCGCGCGCGGTGTCGACTCGGCGCGGATCTACCAGCTCAAGCGCGAGGTACTGGAGTTCAAGCGGGCGGTGTCGCCGCTGCTGCGGCCGATGCAGCTGCTGAGCGAGCGGCCGATGCGGCTGATCGACCCGGACATCCAGAAGTACTTCCGGGACGTCGCCGACCACCTGGCCCGTGTCCAGGAGCAGGTCTTCAGCTTCGACGAGCTGCTGAACTCCATCCTCCAGGCCAACCTCGCCCAGGCGTCGGTCGCGCAGAACGAGGACATGCGGAAGATCACCGCGTGGGCGGCCATCATCGCCGTCCCGACGATGGTGACCGGGGTGTACGGCATGAACTTCGACTCCATGCCCGAACTCCACTGGCACTACGGCTACCCGACCGTCCTGTGCGTCACGGTGGCCCTGTGCGTCGGCATCCACCGCAGCCTGAAGCGGAACGGCTGGCTGTGA
- a CDS encoding suppressor of fused domain protein, with amino-acid sequence MVDVLPLVEARLRTALGEPDARAAVTFLGTDRIEVLRFHEDGIVRYATLGMSAQPMSDPTAVLADPVKGPRAELVLSVRAGVADTDKALRPLAVLAASPQVEGVIVAPGASLDVGEPLWPGAPFSSVLVAEPGGLVEDLALDEPLDPVRFLPLLPMTANEAAWKRVHGAQALQERWLTHGTDLRDPSRKSVPLD; translated from the coding sequence ATGGTTGATGTTCTTCCTCTGGTCGAGGCAAGGTTGCGCACCGCCCTGGGCGAACCGGACGCCCGCGCGGCCGTCACGTTCCTCGGCACGGACCGCATCGAGGTGCTCCGTTTCCACGAGGACGGCATCGTCCGCTACGCCACCCTCGGCATGTCCGCGCAGCCGATGAGCGACCCCACCGCGGTGCTCGCCGACCCGGTCAAGGGACCGCGCGCCGAGCTGGTCCTGTCGGTGCGCGCGGGTGTCGCCGACACCGACAAGGCGCTGCGCCCGCTCGCCGTCCTCGCCGCGTCCCCGCAGGTGGAGGGCGTGATCGTGGCTCCGGGGGCCTCGCTGGACGTGGGTGAACCCCTCTGGCCCGGCGCACCGTTCAGCTCCGTCCTGGTCGCCGAGCCCGGCGGCCTGGTCGAGGACCTCGCGCTCGACGAGCCCCTCGACCCCGTCCGTTTCCTGCCGCTGCTGCCCATGACGGCGAACGAGGCGGCCTGGAAGCGCGTGCACGGCGCCCAGGCCCTCCAGGAGCGCTGGCTGACGCACGGGACGGACCTCAGGGACCCGTCCCGGAAGTCCGTCCCGCTGGACTGA
- a CDS encoding MFS transporter, which produces MADPFDAGAGGILRQPKAVWATAGASVVAFMGIGLVDPILPSIAQGLDATASQVSLLFTSYFLITAVAMLLTGFVSSRIGGRRTLLLGLAFVVVFAGLAGTSGSVGELVGFRAGWGLGNALFVSTALAVIVGAAAGGSAAAILLYESALGLGMACGPLLGAVLGNVSWRYPFFGTATLMAIGFLCITAFLKEQPKPARKTSLLDPIRALGHGGLASAAASAFFYNYTFFTVLAFTPFVLNMTPYKSGAVFFAWGLLLAVFSVVVAPRLQERFGSLKVLGGSLVLLAVDVLVLGYGDHTTAVVCTILSGAFIGVNNTVYTELALGVSDAPRPVASAGYNFVRWFAAAAAPYFAPKIEEWTDIHVPFVVAAVTAVVGALIVVVRRRALTHDAEELETAHATEDGVTVFAN; this is translated from the coding sequence ATGGCTGACCCCTTCGACGCGGGAGCCGGCGGCATCCTGCGGCAGCCGAAGGCGGTGTGGGCGACGGCCGGCGCGTCCGTCGTCGCCTTCATGGGCATCGGACTCGTGGACCCGATCCTGCCGTCCATCGCCCAGGGCCTCGACGCCACCGCGAGTCAGGTCTCGCTGCTCTTCACCTCGTACTTCCTGATCACCGCCGTGGCGATGCTGCTGACCGGCTTCGTCTCCAGCCGCATCGGCGGCCGCAGGACGCTGCTGCTCGGCCTCGCCTTCGTCGTCGTCTTCGCCGGCCTGGCCGGCACCTCCGGCTCGGTCGGCGAACTCGTCGGCTTCCGTGCCGGCTGGGGCCTCGGCAACGCGCTGTTCGTCTCGACGGCCCTCGCGGTCATCGTGGGCGCGGCGGCGGGCGGCAGCGCGGCGGCGATCCTGCTCTACGAGTCCGCCCTGGGCCTCGGCATGGCCTGCGGCCCGCTGCTGGGCGCGGTGCTGGGGAACGTCAGCTGGCGCTACCCGTTCTTCGGTACGGCCACGCTGATGGCGATCGGCTTCCTGTGCATCACGGCCTTCCTGAAGGAGCAGCCGAAGCCGGCCCGCAAGACCTCGCTCCTCGACCCGATCAGGGCGCTCGGTCATGGAGGGCTCGCCTCCGCCGCCGCCTCCGCGTTCTTCTACAACTACACGTTCTTCACCGTGCTGGCCTTCACGCCGTTCGTGCTGAACATGACCCCCTACAAGTCGGGAGCCGTCTTCTTCGCCTGGGGTCTGCTGCTGGCCGTGTTCTCGGTGGTCGTCGCGCCGCGCCTGCAGGAGCGGTTCGGCTCCCTGAAGGTGCTCGGCGGTTCGCTGGTGCTGCTGGCCGTGGACGTACTCGTCCTCGGCTACGGCGACCACACCACCGCCGTCGTCTGCACGATCCTGTCCGGCGCGTTCATCGGCGTGAACAACACCGTCTACACCGAGCTGGCCCTCGGCGTGTCGGACGCGCCGCGCCCGGTGGCGAGCGCGGGCTACAACTTCGTGCGCTGGTTCGCCGCCGCCGCGGCGCCCTACTTCGCGCCGAAGATCGAGGAGTGGACCGACATCCACGTCCCGTTCGTGGTGGCGGCGGTGACGGCGGTCGTCGGCGCGCTCATCGTCGTCGTACGACGCCGGGCGCTCACGCACGACGCCGAGGAGCTGGAGACCGCGCACGCCACCGAGGACGGTGTCACGGTGTTCGCCAACTGA
- a CDS encoding DUF6758 family protein, with amino-acid sequence MRGEPSCPKCGGRVRAPGLFADSWQCDAHGTVHPVQPVVPPSVEALSVVVHRTQVPVWMPWPLPVGWLFTGVACAGDDRHGGRATAVACSGPGPLGGMGELILVAEELGVGLGARYAGVDGPDPGPYLNVEKPSEAKVLAGGRPTPLWLVSGTPEDRAVFAGEARGMWLWAVVWPEQSGLLMYDELVLTDLRDAGAEVELVPCGALSPRLLKP; translated from the coding sequence ATGAGGGGCGAACCCAGTTGCCCGAAGTGTGGTGGCCGGGTCAGGGCTCCCGGACTCTTCGCCGATTCCTGGCAGTGCGATGCGCACGGCACCGTGCACCCGGTGCAGCCCGTGGTCCCGCCCAGCGTCGAGGCCCTCAGCGTCGTGGTGCACCGCACGCAGGTGCCGGTGTGGATGCCGTGGCCCCTGCCGGTCGGCTGGCTGTTCACGGGTGTGGCCTGCGCGGGCGACGACCGGCACGGCGGCCGGGCCACCGCGGTGGCCTGCTCGGGGCCGGGCCCGCTCGGCGGCATGGGGGAGCTGATCCTCGTCGCCGAGGAGCTGGGGGTCGGACTCGGCGCGCGGTACGCGGGCGTCGACGGACCGGACCCGGGGCCCTACCTGAACGTCGAGAAGCCGTCCGAGGCCAAGGTGCTCGCCGGCGGCCGGCCGACCCCGCTGTGGCTCGTCTCCGGCACCCCCGAGGACCGCGCGGTCTTCGCCGGGGAGGCGCGGGGGATGTGGCTGTGGGCCGTGGTGTGGCCCGAGCAGTCGGGGCTGCTGATGTACGACGAACTGGTGCTGACGGATCTGCGGGACGCGGGGGCCGAGGTCGAGCTCGTTCCCTGCGGCGCGCTCTCACCCAGACTGTTGAAACCCTGA
- a CDS encoding PHP domain-containing protein, with translation MRIDLHTHSTASDGTDTPAELVRNAAAAGLDVVALTDHDTTRGHVEATAALPAGLTLVTGAELSCRVDGVSMHMLAYLFDPEEPALLAERELVRDNRVPRAQGMVARLNELGVPVTWEQVRRIAGDGSVGRPHVATALVELGVVATVSDAFTPEWLADGGRAFVEKHETDPFEAIRLVKAAGGVTVFAHPGASKRGRTVPEATIAEMAAAGLDGIEVEHMDHDPDTRARLRGLARELGLLVTGSSDYHGSRKTCVLGEYTTDPEVYGEITRRATGAFPVPGTGGA, from the coding sequence GTGCGCATCGACCTGCACACCCACTCCACGGCCTCCGACGGTACGGACACCCCCGCCGAACTCGTGCGCAACGCCGCCGCGGCCGGGCTGGACGTCGTCGCGCTGACCGACCACGACACCACCCGCGGGCACGTCGAGGCCACCGCCGCGCTGCCCGCGGGCCTCACGCTCGTGACCGGGGCCGAGCTGTCCTGCCGTGTCGACGGCGTCTCCATGCACATGCTCGCCTACCTCTTCGACCCCGAGGAGCCGGCCCTGCTCGCCGAGCGCGAGCTCGTGCGGGACAACCGGGTGCCCCGCGCCCAGGGCATGGTCGCCCGGCTCAACGAGCTCGGCGTGCCGGTCACCTGGGAGCAGGTGCGGCGGATCGCCGGGGACGGGTCGGTCGGACGGCCGCACGTCGCCACCGCCCTCGTCGAACTGGGCGTGGTGGCGACGGTGAGCGACGCGTTCACCCCCGAGTGGCTGGCCGACGGCGGCCGGGCCTTCGTCGAGAAGCACGAGACCGACCCCTTCGAGGCGATCCGGCTGGTCAAGGCCGCGGGCGGGGTCACTGTCTTCGCGCACCCGGGCGCCAGCAAGCGTGGCCGTACCGTGCCCGAGGCGACGATCGCCGAGATGGCCGCCGCCGGACTCGACGGCATCGAGGTCGAGCACATGGACCACGACCCCGACACCCGGGCGCGGCTGCGGGGTCTGGCGCGGGAACTCGGGCTGCTCGTCACCGGGTCCAGCGACTACCACGGCAGCCGCAAGACGTGTGTCCTCGGCGAGTACACGACCGACCCCGAGGTGTACGGCGAGATCACGCGGCGGGCGACCGGGGCGTTCCCCGTTCCCGGGACCGGCGGGGCCTGA
- a CDS encoding MarC family protein has product MFDLAVFGSLFLTLFVIMDPPGITPIFLALTAGRPGKVQKRMAFQAVCVAGGVIAVFGVLGHQILDYLHVSVPALMIAGGLLLLLIALDLLTGKTDEPKQTKDVNVALVPLGMPLLAGPGAIVSVILAVQKADSMATQVSVWCAILAIHVVLWLVMRYSLLIIRIIKDGGVVLVTRLAGMMLSAIAVQQIINGVTQVIKGA; this is encoded by the coding sequence ATGTTCGACCTCGCCGTCTTCGGCTCCCTGTTCTTGACCCTTTTCGTCATCATGGATCCCCCCGGGATCACCCCGATCTTCCTCGCCCTGACCGCCGGGCGCCCCGGCAAGGTGCAGAAGCGCATGGCCTTCCAGGCCGTCTGCGTGGCGGGCGGGGTCATCGCCGTCTTCGGGGTCCTCGGCCACCAGATCCTCGACTACCTGCACGTCTCGGTGCCCGCGCTGATGATCGCGGGCGGGCTGCTGCTCCTGCTGATCGCGCTGGACCTGCTCACCGGCAAGACCGACGAACCGAAGCAGACCAAGGACGTCAACGTCGCCCTCGTACCGCTGGGCATGCCACTGCTGGCCGGACCCGGCGCGATCGTGTCCGTCATCCTCGCCGTGCAGAAGGCCGACAGCATGGCCACGCAGGTGTCGGTGTGGTGCGCGATCCTCGCGATCCACGTCGTGCTGTGGCTGGTCATGCGCTACTCGCTGCTGATCATCCGGATCATCAAGGACGGTGGCGTCGTCCTCGTGACACGGCTCGCGGGCATGATGCTGTCCGCCATCGCCGTGCAGCAGATCATCAACGGGGTCACGCAGGTGATCAAGGGCGCCTGA
- a CDS encoding NYN domain-containing protein: MNDDLAALSARIDRTNELLQRMLAEVAKTPSTHAIFVDAGYLYAAAGRLVAGTEDRRAFDLDAEGLIEALIDRARTIFADSRLLRVYWYDGARRRIHTAEQQSIAELPDVKVRLGNLNANNQQKGVDSLIRTDLESLARHRAISDAALLGGDEDLVSAVEAAQGYGARVHLWGIEAPEGRNQAEPLLWEVDSQRTLDLDFFKPYVARRTAPAYEAGTTRPTRENVRFVGAQIAAKWLAARGRESLVELLPGHPYLPGSVDQDLLVEAEGLLQYSLRGQADLRRALRDGFWDHLQTQY; the protein is encoded by the coding sequence ATGAACGACGACCTCGCGGCCCTCAGTGCCCGCATCGACCGCACCAACGAGCTGCTGCAGCGCATGCTCGCCGAGGTGGCGAAGACGCCCTCGACGCATGCGATCTTCGTCGACGCGGGATACCTGTACGCGGCCGCGGGGCGCCTGGTCGCCGGGACGGAGGACCGCCGTGCCTTCGACCTCGACGCCGAGGGCCTGATCGAGGCACTCATCGACCGGGCCCGCACGATCTTCGCGGACAGCCGGCTGCTGCGCGTCTACTGGTACGACGGCGCGAGACGCCGCATCCACACTGCCGAGCAGCAGTCGATCGCCGAGCTCCCCGACGTCAAGGTCCGGCTGGGCAACCTCAACGCCAACAACCAGCAGAAGGGCGTCGACTCACTGATCCGGACCGACCTGGAGTCCCTGGCCCGGCACCGCGCGATCAGCGACGCGGCACTGCTGGGCGGCGACGAGGACCTGGTGTCGGCGGTCGAGGCGGCGCAGGGGTACGGCGCCCGGGTCCACCTGTGGGGCATCGAGGCACCCGAGGGCCGCAACCAGGCCGAGCCCCTGCTCTGGGAGGTCGACAGCCAGCGCACCCTCGACCTCGACTTCTTCAAGCCCTACGTCGCCCGGCGCACCGCCCCCGCCTACGAGGCCGGCACCACCCGGCCGACCCGCGAGAACGTCCGCTTCGTCGGCGCGCAGATCGCCGCGAAGTGGCTGGCGGCCCGGGGGCGGGAATCGCTGGTCGAGCTGCTGCCCGGGCATCCGTACCTGCCGGGCTCGGTGGACCAGGACCTGCTGGTCGAGGCCGAGGGCCTGCTGCAGTACTCGCTGCGCGGGCAGGCGGATCTGCGGCGGGCGCTGCGGGACGGGTTCTGGGACCACCTGCAGACGCAGTACTAG
- a CDS encoding alpha/beta fold hydrolase produces MSRPPSFTPPPGARAYDLRTGRGEFAVVDAPVAAGVAEKGTVLLLPGFTGSKEDFNPLQAPLAARGYRTVAVDGRGQYESDGPEHDESAYAQSELAQDVLAQAAALGTPLHLVGHSLGGQIARAAVLLDHSPFRSLTLMASGPGHISASQQQRVKLLRDALAVMSMAEVWEAIQAMEAPEETDTGELDAGLDDQEDLRRRWLGNKPAQLLATGRQLCVEPDRVAELAAVPLPFHVLSGERDDTWPVPLLDDMAQRLRAHRTVIEGAEHSPNTDRPLETARAFADFWDGTGAAQGGSGVG; encoded by the coding sequence ATGAGCAGGCCTCCGTCCTTCACCCCGCCGCCCGGTGCCCGTGCGTATGACCTGCGTACCGGGCGTGGGGAGTTCGCCGTCGTGGATGCGCCCGTTGCGGCCGGCGTTGCCGAGAAGGGCACCGTTCTGCTGCTTCCCGGCTTCACCGGAAGCAAGGAGGACTTCAACCCCCTGCAGGCGCCCCTCGCGGCCCGCGGCTACCGGACCGTCGCCGTGGACGGGCGGGGGCAGTACGAGTCCGACGGCCCGGAACACGACGAGTCGGCCTACGCGCAGAGCGAGTTGGCGCAGGACGTCCTCGCGCAGGCCGCCGCCCTGGGCACGCCGCTCCACCTCGTGGGCCACTCCCTCGGAGGGCAGATCGCCCGGGCGGCCGTCCTGCTGGACCACTCCCCCTTCCGCTCGCTCACCCTCATGGCCTCCGGCCCCGGGCACATCTCCGCCTCCCAGCAGCAGCGGGTCAAGCTGCTGCGCGACGCCCTCGCCGTGATGTCGATGGCCGAGGTGTGGGAGGCGATCCAGGCGATGGAGGCGCCCGAGGAGACCGACACCGGCGAGCTCGACGCCGGTCTGGACGACCAGGAGGACCTGCGGCGCCGCTGGCTCGGCAACAAGCCCGCCCAACTCCTCGCCACGGGCCGCCAGTTGTGCGTCGAGCCGGACCGTGTGGCGGAACTCGCCGCCGTGCCGCTGCCCTTCCACGTCCTGTCGGGAGAGCGCGACGACACCTGGCCCGTGCCGCTCCTGGACGACATGGCCCAGAGGCTGCGCGCCCACCGCACGGTCATCGAGGGCGCCGAGCACTCCCCGAACACCGACAGGCCCCTCGAAACGGCCCGCGCGTTCGCCGACTTCTGGGACGGGACGGGCGCCGCCCAGGGCGGGAGCGGCGTCGGCTAG